One Purpureocillium takamizusanense chromosome 1, complete sequence genomic window carries:
- a CDS encoding Cyanide hydratase (COG:E~EggNog:ENOG503NZ7Z) — protein sequence MPATIRQYKAACVQAEPGWFDLEKSVQKTVVLILEAGEKGCKLVAFPETWIPGYPYWQWRVNYQDSLPLLKDYHLNSLRPDSDEMRRIRTAAKEAQIYVSLGYSEIDGNSLYMAQVMIDPTGAVINHRRKIKPTHVERLVFGEGTGDSLETVVETEIGLVGHLNCWENMNPFLKALACTKYEQVHVAAWPSYPPATSLKSPDPYTNISEVQSEIVTPAYAYETGTWTLAPSQVVSREGARLNLPRRLQDDEAALDAEMAVVGNGYSRIYRPDGSRAVADPDKTFEGLVLVDIDLDENLLTKRLADFVRRASFSSSIFCLSWLLAAGCVLGC from the exons ATGCCTGCCACCATTCGCCAGTACAAAGCAGCCTGTGTCCAGGCAGAACCCGGATGGTTCGACCTCGAAAAGTCGGTCCAGAAGACAGTTGTACTGATCCTGGAAGCGGGCGAGAAGGGCTGCAAGCTCGTTGCCTTTCCAGAGACGTGGATCCCGGG GTATCCCTACTGGCAATGGCGTGTCAACTATCAAGACTCTCTGCCACTCTTGAAGGACTATCACTTGAACAGTCTGCGgcccgactcggacgagaTGCGACGCATACGTacggccgccaaggaggcccAGATCTACGTCTCGTTGGGCTACTCCGAGATTGACGGCAACAGCCTGTACATGGCGCAGGTCATGATTGACCCGACAGGAGCCGTCATCAACCACCGACGCAAGATCAAGCCGACCCACGTGGAGCGCCTCGTGTTCGGCGAGGGGACAGGCGACTCGTTGGAGACGGTCGTGGAGACGGAGATAGGCCTGGTGGGCCATCTCAACTGCTGGGAGAAC ATGAACCCGTTCCTCAAGGCGCTGGCGTGCACCAAGTACGAGCAGGTACACGTTGCGGCCTGGCCCTCGtacccgcccgccacgtccCTCAAATCGCCGGATCCCTACACCAACATATCCGAGGTGCAGTCGGAGATTGTGACGCCCGCGTATGCCTACGAGACGGGCACCTGGACGCTCGCTCCGTCGCAGGTTGTCTCGCGCGAGGGAGCGCGACTCAAcctgcctcggcggctgcaggacgacgaggcggcgctcgacgccgagatggccgtcgtgggcaaCGGCTACTCGCGCATCTACCGGCCAGACGGCTCCCGCGCGGTGGCGGACCCGGACAAGACCTTTGAGGGCCTCGTGCTGGTGGACATTGACCTAGACGAGAACCTGCTCACCAAGCGGCTCGCTGACTTTGTAAGAAGGGCCAGCTTTTCTTCTTCTATCTTCTGCCTGTCTTggttgcttgctgctggatGTGTGTTGGGGTGCTGA
- a CDS encoding Cyanide hydratase (COG:E~EggNog:ENOG503NZ7Z) — MPATIRQYKAACVQAEPGWFDLEKSVQKTVVLILEAGEKGCKLVAFPETWIPGYPYWQWRVNYQDSLPLLKDYHLNSLRPDSDEMRRIRTAAKEAQIYVSLGYSEIDGNSLYMAQVMIDPTGAVINHRRKIKPTHVERLVFGEGTGDSLETVVETEIGLVGHLNCWENMNPFLKALACTKYEQVHVAAWPSYPPATSLKSPDPYTNISEVQSEIVTPAYAYETGTWTLAPSQVVSREGARLNLPRRLQDDEAALDAEMAVVGNGYSRIYRPDGSRAVADPDKTFEGLVLVDIDLDENLLTKRLADFGGHYMRPDLIRLLVDTTPKTYVVDVNADPKKVMSTTERLGLHKPLLEEE, encoded by the exons ATGCCTGCCACCATTCGCCAGTACAAAGCAGCCTGTGTCCAGGCAGAACCCGGATGGTTCGACCTCGAAAAGTCGGTCCAGAAGACAGTTGTACTGATCCTGGAAGCGGGCGAGAAGGGCTGCAAGCTCGTTGCCTTTCCAGAGACGTGGATCCCGGG GTATCCCTACTGGCAATGGCGTGTCAACTATCAAGACTCTCTGCCACTCTTGAAGGACTATCACTTGAACAGTCTGCGgcccgactcggacgagaTGCGACGCATACGTacggccgccaaggaggcccAGATCTACGTCTCGTTGGGCTACTCCGAGATTGACGGCAACAGCCTGTACATGGCGCAGGTCATGATTGACCCGACAGGAGCCGTCATCAACCACCGACGCAAGATCAAGCCGACCCACGTGGAGCGCCTCGTGTTCGGCGAGGGGACAGGCGACTCGTTGGAGACGGTCGTGGAGACGGAGATAGGCCTGGTGGGCCATCTCAACTGCTGGGAGAAC ATGAACCCGTTCCTCAAGGCGCTGGCGTGCACCAAGTACGAGCAGGTACACGTTGCGGCCTGGCCCTCGtacccgcccgccacgtccCTCAAATCGCCGGATCCCTACACCAACATATCCGAGGTGCAGTCGGAGATTGTGACGCCCGCGTATGCCTACGAGACGGGCACCTGGACGCTCGCTCCGTCGCAGGTTGTCTCGCGCGAGGGAGCGCGACTCAAcctgcctcggcggctgcaggacgacgaggcggcgctcgacgccgagatggccgtcgtgggcaaCGGCTACTCGCGCATCTACCGGCCAGACGGCTCCCGCGCGGTGGCGGACCCGGACAAGACCTTTGAGGGCCTCGTGCTGGTGGACATTGACCTAGACGAGAACCTGCTCACCAAGCGGCTCGCTGACTTT GGCGGGCACTATATGCGTCCGGATCTCATCCGACTGCTCGTAGACACGACGCCCAAGACGTACGTCGTGGATGTGAATGCGGATCCAAAGAAGGTCATGAGCACCACGGAGAGGCTGGGACTCCACAAGCCCttgctggaggaggagtag
- a CDS encoding uncharacterized protein (EggNog:ENOG503NVTX) translates to MAELLPASGAPASTNGADMSSPRRPTAGPAPTGSPSGIRGPRMIMQERAAREARQRAEAEKLALERTRAEQEARLLEETQRRNSERRSAGVAAAQSSGTDTQQPADPRHQAQAVPEPAPTRRVSASASRPAPQQRPAQPSHSQVQSQSYTATAGQQTQQPGIAQQPSNPPTQPVDAKPRNSFPHAFERWETLSAHWEGLTSYWIRKLEQNKDEVNRDPLSQQLARQVTDLSAAGANLFHAVVELQRLRASSERKFQRWFFETRAELERAQEVNAMLDAALQKERRDRAEAIRDAIDQEKGSSKIQKQLAEMRKELAISKEEARRAWEELGRREQEERDRTYSLQTGQPTIVGGVQVVPMTQGAPSRQPTMRDPSYQQEYSQGYPEHSQAPAQTSPPTTTAGGGSSYYPPERSRGHSAGHTRRESEGGYSEGEYVIDAAGNFILDVHGNKIPFAAPPSTYSGSDAEAEEYDTPATTNPPSGSYEPPSTSAGEGQWTGAYSDPQDYSGQGYGTPGWETVPRHHHPTRLSDVIEEEDERSRTSASQVSRG, encoded by the coding sequence ATGGCCGAGCTTTTGCCTGCTAGCGGAGCTCCCGCCTCGACGAACGGCGCTGACATGTCGTCTCCGCGTCGCCCCACAGCCGGACCAGCGCCCACCGGCTCTCCGTCCGGCATCAGGGGTCCTAGGATGATCATGCAGGAGCGGGCTGCCCGAGAGGCGCGGCAAAGAGCAGAAGCTGAGAAGCTCGCCCTGGAGCGCACGAGAGCTGAGCAGGAGGCGCGTCTTTTGGAGGAGACCCAGCGAAGGAACTCGGAACGTCGATctgctggcgttgctgcaGCCCAAAGCAGTGGCACCGATACCCAACAACCAGCCGACCCTCGGCACCAAGCCCAGGCAGTACCAGAACCGGCCCCGACCCGTCGTGTATCTgcgtcggcatcgaggccggcTCCCCAACAGCGTCCCGCGCAGCCGAGCCACTCACAGGTGCAATCGCAGAGCTATACCGCGACGGCTGGTCAGCAAACCCAGCAGCCGGGTATCGCACAGCAGCCTAGCAACCCCCCGACCCAGCCTGTCGATGCCAAGCCTCGGAATTCGTTCCCGCACGCCTTTGAACGGTGGGAAACTCTTTCTGCCCACTGGGAGGGCTTGACGAGCTACTGGATCCGCAAGCTCGAGCAAAACAAGGACGAAGTAAACCGTGACCCGCTGAGCCAGCAGCTTGCCCGTCAGGTCACCGACCTCTCGGCCGCAGGCGCCAATCTTTTCCACGCCGTGGTGGAGCTGCAGCGACTTCGGGCCAGCTCGGAGCGGAAGTTCCAGCGGTGGTTCTTCGAGACGAGAGCTGAGCTTGAGCGCGCACAGGAGGTCAATGCTATGTTGGACGCTGCTTTGCAAAAGGAGAGACGGGACCGCGCCGAAGCGATCCGCGACGCCATTGACCAGGAAAAAGGATCGTCCAAGATACAAaagcagctcgccgagatgCGCAAAGAGCTTGCCATTTCCAAAGAGGAGGCCCGGAGGGCCTGGGAGgagcttggccgccgcgagcaggaggagcgcgacaGGACGTACTCTCTTCAGACGGGACAGCCGACCATTGTAGGCGGCGTGCAAGTCGTGCCCATGACGCAGGGTGCCCCAAGCCGGCAGCCCACGATGAGGGACCCGAGCTACCAGCAAGAATACAGCCAGGGCTACCCCGAGCATAGCCAGGCGCCCGcccagacgtcgccgcccacgacgaccgccggcggtggcagcagctATTACCCTCCGGAGCGGAGCCGCGGGCACTCAGCAGGCCACACGCGTCGCGAGTCAGAAGGCGGCTACAGCGAAGGTGAGTacgtcatcgacgccgccgggaACTTTATCCTCGACGTGCATGGCAACAAGATTCCCttcgctgcgccgccgtcgacgtacTCAGGTTCTGACGCGGAAGCAGAAGAGTACGACACCCCGGCCACGACGAACCCTCCCAGTGGTAGCTAcgagccgccgtcgacatctgccggcgagggccaaTGGACCGGCGCCTACTCCGACCCGCAGGACTACTCAGGCCAGGGGTACGGCACCCCGGGCTGGGAGACGGttccccgccaccaccatcccacGAGGCTGAGCGACGTCAtcgaagaggaggacgagagaAGCCGTACGAGCGCAAGCCAGGTCAGTCGAGGCTAG